The DNA segment ACTCACGCTGGCTGATCTCGGCGTGCCGGATGTATTGCTCCTGGAGCAGGGTAAAGATCTGGAACAGCGGCGGCACCATTCCGAAGATCTTCTTTGCGGTTGGGGTGGTGCCGGGGCTTACAGTGACGGCAAGCTGACCCTTTCTCCCGAAGTTGGCGGCTATCTGAACGAGTATGTCGACCAGCGTTCTCTTGCCGAATTGCTGCAGGCAGCAGACAATGTATACGTCAAGCATGGCGCTCCAGATCGCCTCTTCGGTGACATTTCACCTGAGGTTCAGGAGCTCGGGGATAGAGCTCGCCTGGCGGATCTGGAATTCATTCCCACCCGCATCCGCCACCTGGGCACGGAGAACTGTCTGGCAGTGCTGAAAAGAATGCAGCAGACCCTTGCCGCGCGGGTGGAAATGAGGACAAACTGCCGGGTTGCCAGGCTGCTGGCGGACAAAGGCGTCATTAGAGGCGTACAGCTGGATGACGGCACAGTCATCCACAGCAAAATTGTGGTAGCTGCCCCGGGCAGGAGCGGCGCCCAGTGGATGAAGGAGATGACCGCCCTTCTCAACCTCAGCACCAAGGCGAGTCCCGTGGATATCGGCGTCCGCGTGGAATTGCCCGCTACAGTTCTGAGGCAGATAACCGATGTCACCTATGAATGCAAACTTATCTTCTACTCCAAGACGTTTGACGATAAGGTGCGCACCTTCTGTATGAATCCGTACGGCGAGGTGGTGATTGAACAAAATTCCGGGGCCTTTACGGTGAACGGACACAGCTACGCCAGGAAAAAAAGTGAAAACACCAACTTTGCCATCCTGGTGAGCAGCACTTTCACTGAACCTTTTGATGATCCCATCGCCTACGGCCTCTATATAGCACGCCTCGCCAACCTACTTGGCGGGGGAGTCATTGTTCAGAGGCTGGGAGATCTCCTCGTGGGTCGGCGTTCTACCAGGTCTCGCATCGACCGCTGTCTTACCAGACCTACCCTGCCAAAGGCCACCCCAGGAGATCTGAGCTTCGTCTTCCCCTACCGCCATTTGCTGAGCATCATCGAGATGCTGCAAGCCCTGGACAAGATTGCTCCCGGGGTCAACTCCCGCCACACCCTCCTCTATGGCGTTGAAGTCAAATTTTACTCCAACCGGGTTGCCGTGTCTGCCGAAATGGAAACCGAAGTGAAAAACCTTTTTGCTGTGGGCGACGGTGCTGGCATCACCAGGGGCCTCCTGCAGGCATCGG comes from the Deltaproteobacteria bacterium genome and includes:
- a CDS encoding FAD-dependent oxidoreductase, producing MDYKVIIVGAGPAGVCTALTLADLGVPDVLLLEQGKDLEQRRHHSEDLLCGWGGAGAYSDGKLTLSPEVGGYLNEYVDQRSLAELLQAADNVYVKHGAPDRLFGDISPEVQELGDRARLADLEFIPTRIRHLGTENCLAVLKRMQQTLAARVEMRTNCRVARLLADKGVIRGVQLDDGTVIHSKIVVAAPGRSGAQWMKEMTALLNLSTKASPVDIGVRVELPATVLRQITDVTYECKLIFYSKTFDDKVRTFCMNPYGEVVIEQNSGAFTVNGHSYARKKSENTNFAILVSSTFTEPFDDPIAYGLYIARLANLLGGGVIVQRLGDLLVGRRSTRSRIDRCLTRPTLPKATPGDLSFVFPYRHLLSIIEMLQALDKIAPGVNSRHTLLYGVEVKFYSNRVAVSAEMETEVKNLFAVGDGAGITRGLLQASASGIIAGRAIAERFS